A genome region from Atribacterota bacterium includes the following:
- a CDS encoding TRAP transporter large permease, whose product MNSLLIMGLFILLLILLIFIGLPLFACFAITCFGMIYAFGLRTDFTIPAIFVNLNSFTLMAIPFFVISGGLMAESGMSKMIVNFINSMIGKIKGGLGFVLIVSCGFFGAITGSSGAAISAIGTAILPEMDQYGYPRNYSTALLACSGLLGQLIPPSIPLILFGMITGTSVAACWLSTVIPGIMLIIIYGIINYVQCKNNFQIKDVEGFSFGKLMISVKKGGFSLLFPAIVLGGIYSGLFTPTEGGAVGVAYAILVGFFIYRSLNRKRFFSIIKDTVSITGCIYFIIMFILIISRIFTLERLPMMLAEAIMNVSSNRITILLLINVMLLVIGMLMDDISSMLICAPLLFPLFQQLGVTPIQMAAILAINQGTGMLTPPVATNLFMASRVGKVPVASFIRYTMIYLIFGNIPVLLLVTFIPQLSIWLPKIILYR is encoded by the coding sequence ATGAATAGTTTATTAATTATGGGACTTTTCATATTACTATTGATACTTCTTATCTTTATTGGTTTACCGCTGTTTGCTTGTTTTGCGATTACCTGTTTTGGGATGATTTATGCATTTGGTTTGAGAACAGATTTTACCATACCTGCTATCTTTGTGAATTTAAATTCCTTTACTCTTATGGCTATTCCATTCTTTGTTATTTCAGGCGGTCTCATGGCTGAGAGTGGAATGTCAAAAATGATCGTAAATTTCATAAATTCCATGATCGGGAAAATAAAAGGCGGACTTGGTTTTGTTCTTATTGTATCATGTGGTTTTTTCGGAGCAATAACAGGCTCTTCAGGGGCAGCAATTAGTGCAATTGGAACAGCAATCTTACCAGAAATGGATCAATATGGTTATCCTAGAAATTATTCAACTGCCTTGCTTGCCTGTTCAGGTTTATTGGGACAATTAATTCCGCCTAGTATTCCTCTAATTTTATTTGGAATGATTACCGGAACCTCCGTTGCTGCATGTTGGCTAAGCACGGTAATTCCAGGAATTATGCTCATCATTATCTATGGCATTATCAATTATGTGCAATGTAAAAATAATTTTCAGATAAAGGATGTTGAGGGTTTCTCATTTGGTAAACTAATGATCTCTGTAAAGAAAGGAGGATTTTCTTTATTATTCCCCGCTATTGTTTTAGGAGGAATATATAGCGGATTATTTACACCAACTGAAGGAGGGGCAGTGGGAGTTGCTTATGCAATATTAGTAGGATTTTTTATTTATCGATCATTAAATAGAAAAAGATTTTTTTCTATTATCAAAGACACCGTCAGCATTACAGGCTGTATTTATTTTATCATTATGTTTATTCTAATTATTAGTCGTATTTTTACTTTGGAGAGATTGCCTATGATGCTGGCTGAAGCTATCATGAATGTTTCTTCCAATCGAATTACTATTTTGTTACTTATCAATGTTATGTTATTAGTTATTGGAATGCTGATGGATGATATCAGTTCCATGTTAATCTGTGCTCCTCTGTTATTTCCTTTGTTTCAACAATTAGGAGTCACTCCAATACAAATGGCCGCAATTTTAGCTATCAATCAAGGGACTGGAATGCTAACCCCGCCTGTTGCAACAAATCTATTTATGGCGTCCAGAGTAGGAAAGGTTCCGGTGGCAAGTTTTATTAGATATACAATGATTTATCTGATCTTCGGGAATATACCTGTACTTCTATTGGTAACATTTATACCTCAGCTATCAATTTGGTTGCCAAAAATTATTTTATACAGATGA